A single window of Thalassomonas viridans DNA harbors:
- a CDS encoding uracil-xanthine permease family protein, translating to MTNSPEKFQGGRNVLAGLQMLFVAFGALVLMPLITGLDPSVALFTAGIGTLIFQFVTKRQVPVFLASSFVFIAPISYSVQTWGMAAAMGSLFAAGLMYVLLSAIVAVRGAGFLHRLMPPVVTGPIIMVIGLSLAPIAVNMAMGKTGDGAVELFSYADALLVSMSALITTLLVAALGKGIFRLVPILAGVFVGYSVAYVMGMVNFESVGPVAWFAVPNFTTPEFNLAAILFMLPVAIAPAIEHVGDVLAISNVTGKDYVKKPGLHRTLLGDGLATSAASMFGGPPNTTYSEVTGAVMLTKMFNPIIMIWAALFAIGLAFVAKFGVILQTIPSPVMGGILVLLFGSIAGVGMNILIKAGVDMTDQRNLVITSTTLVFGVGGMAIGNADFSLQGVSLCGLVAIGLNLLLSNKNKVEDNLQEEKKIVDDAVNHTR from the coding sequence ATGACAAATTCCCCTGAAAAATTTCAAGGCGGGCGTAATGTGCTGGCCGGTTTACAGATGCTTTTTGTGGCTTTTGGCGCCCTGGTGCTGATGCCGTTAATTACCGGTCTTGATCCCAGCGTTGCGCTGTTTACCGCAGGCATAGGTACCCTGATCTTTCAATTTGTAACCAAGCGCCAGGTCCCGGTTTTTCTCGCTTCTTCTTTTGTCTTTATTGCCCCCATCAGCTACTCGGTGCAAACCTGGGGCATGGCGGCGGCTATGGGCTCGTTATTTGCCGCCGGTTTAATGTATGTGCTGTTGTCGGCGATTGTAGCGGTTCGCGGTGCCGGTTTTCTGCACCGCCTGATGCCGCCTGTGGTAACCGGCCCCATTATCATGGTGATAGGTTTAAGCCTGGCGCCCATTGCCGTAAACATGGCCATGGGTAAAACCGGTGACGGCGCGGTGGAATTATTTTCCTATGCCGATGCCTTGCTGGTGTCTATGTCGGCCCTGATCACTACCTTGCTGGTAGCGGCATTAGGTAAAGGTATATTCCGTTTGGTGCCTATTCTGGCCGGGGTATTTGTCGGCTACAGCGTTGCCTACGTGATGGGCATGGTAAATTTTGAAAGTGTCGGCCCGGTTGCCTGGTTTGCCGTACCTAACTTTACCACGCCGGAATTTAACCTGGCGGCGATTTTGTTTATGTTGCCGGTAGCCATTGCCCCGGCGATAGAGCATGTCGGCGACGTGCTTGCCATCAGCAATGTCACCGGTAAGGATTATGTGAAAAAACCCGGCTTGCACCGCACTCTATTAGGTGACGGTCTGGCTACTTCAGCTGCTTCTATGTTTGGTGGTCCGCCTAATACCACTTATTCTGAAGTTACCGGTGCGGTCATGCTTACCAAAATGTTTAACCCGATTATTATGATTTGGGCGGCGCTTTTTGCCATTGGCCTGGCTTTTGTCGCCAAGTTTGGCGTGATTCTACAGACCATTCCCTCGCCTGTGATGGGAGGAATTTTGGTACTGTTATTTGGCTCTATTGCCGGGGTTGGTATGAACATATTGATCAAAGCCGGGGTTGATATGACCGATCAGCGTAACTTAGTGATCACCTCAACTACCTTGGTTTTTGGTGTAGGTGGCATGGCGATTGGTAATGCCGATTTTAGTTTGCAGGGGGTTAGCTTGTGCGGTTTGGTGGCAATTGGTTTAAATCTGTTGCTGTCTAATAAGAACAAGGTGGAAGATAACCTGCAGGAAGAAAAGAAGATAGTTGATGATGCGGTGAATCATACACGTTAA
- a CDS encoding DMT family transporter: protein MKSLTTSKLVLLAIVAVSLMGLVPVLVKLTAANEVVIGIMRLFIAGGGIFLLMLFSNSTASLKRLSRRDLLWLVLLGLVFALHWYSYFYAIKTASPSLAAIGVSTFGIQLLFLNALIFKEKIKKLDLLAIAIAFAGVVLASSGIGAYAGMGLGFAASIFSGLLYALLAVINRKSHHLSTQQKALGQFGFALLCFSIFIPQGNFQLGMGDWGILLVLGVVCTLAAHTFWIKASAELPGNFTAILYYFYLPVAIGLSAVFANDALSWQKVSGAGLIIFANIMVLLAHKK from the coding sequence ATGAAGTCTTTGACAACAAGCAAGCTGGTGCTGCTGGCGATTGTTGCCGTCTCCCTGATGGGCCTGGTGCCGGTACTGGTGAAGTTGACGGCCGCCAATGAAGTGGTAATAGGTATTATGCGCCTGTTTATTGCCGGTGGCGGTATTTTCTTGTTGATGCTGTTTAGTAACAGCACCGCCAGCCTGAAGCGGTTAAGCCGCAGGGATCTGTTATGGCTGGTTTTACTCGGGCTGGTTTTTGCGTTGCACTGGTACAGTTATTTTTATGCCATTAAAACCGCCAGTCCAAGCCTGGCGGCTATCGGGGTTTCCACCTTCGGTATTCAGTTATTATTTTTAAACGCCCTGATATTTAAAGAAAAGATCAAAAAACTGGATTTGCTTGCCATAGCGATAGCATTTGCCGGCGTGGTGCTGGCCAGCAGCGGTATCGGGGCCTATGCCGGTATGGGACTGGGATTTGCCGCCAGTATTTTCAGCGGTCTGCTTTATGCCCTGCTGGCGGTGATCAACCGCAAATCCCATCATTTGTCCACCCAGCAAAAAGCCCTGGGCCAGTTTGGTTTTGCACTATTATGCTTTAGCATCTTTATTCCCCAGGGCAACTTTCAGCTGGGGATGGGGGACTGGGGGATTCTGCTGGTTTTGGGCGTTGTCTGTACCTTAGCCGCCCATACCTTCTGGATAAAAGCCTCTGCTGAGTTGCCGGGAAATTTCACCGCCATTCTTTATTATTTTTATCTGCCGGTTGCCATAGGGTTAAGCGCCGTGTTTGCCAACGATGCTCTCAGCTGGCAAAAGGTTTCGGGGGCGGGGCTGATTATCTTTGCCAATATCATGGTGTTGCTGGCCCATAAAAAATAA
- a CDS encoding response regulator, producing the protein MRRAVTAYVNSDYGLNQMLAKLSQNPKIKRARKRLIYYAWTGFLAHLIGGILIYLSTFFDLVAQSIHLINVLTLYTVFFYTWVILAIATRESINRRFSQKILVLQIANSGVLLFFVLVFYPEIKHIILVLWIMAFAFTFSFGNLKQSVILSILIFVFYLISLGVSGLFDKNEQEIMSELLFLGAFIPTCAFISYVGAKLKKQRDNTQKAKLQLEETLRTAAAANESKSAFLANMSHEIRTPMNAIINLSYLCLQSELEAKQRNYVEKVNKSAKSLLQIINDILDFSKVEAGKLHIEQADFALDEMLAYLAVIEVANNKRKNLQPIFDVQPGTPTLLRGDLVRINQVLLNLLSNAIKFTKSGQIVLSVRVLERRDKQVVIKFMVRDSGIGMPQSVADKMFEPFSQADTSTTRVFGGTGLGLVICKQLTELMGGRFELLSEPGRGTRASAVLPLGLAAEPLFQESTPATNKQVLLAAQDEVTLKAIQNTLSAFAVSVIGRSSLDFELDMKDEINVLIIDESFSPLQIRFFYNRWPQLYQKGITAIYVSEQEALPPELVKFPLRHLKKPVYFANFCDVLSGAGDARSGRRDELQQQFILSVSLYQQVGKQRILLAEDNELNQEIIADLLDGSGCELHMVENGLQVLELLEQQEVDVILMDIQMPVMDGIEVTRRIRATPKWRHIPIIALTASAIKNDMEQGLAIGMNEYLTKPIIPKKLFAALIRCCTPKSGFNVLPFDIDEALRQKEQEEEQEQEKQQSVITRETKTRETKAGLTAVSGDHIPAPEPAEAQAPDGDSSAGSAKAIDFPGLDIEAALRTCNGKEALFRKLIAGFAEKFSGIDLEIRQALAAGESEQAKRLAHNLRGISANIGALSLAEVTASLEQELAGKGEVSGHLSEKFKGELQQVLDSISCYLEQA; encoded by the coding sequence ATGCGCCGTGCGGTAACGGCGTATGTTAACTCCGACTATGGCCTGAACCAGATGTTAGCTAAGCTAAGCCAGAACCCTAAGATCAAACGTGCCCGCAAGCGTTTGATTTATTACGCATGGACAGGGTTTCTGGCACATCTGATCGGCGGTATCCTGATATACCTGAGCACCTTTTTTGATTTGGTGGCGCAATCGATACACCTGATCAACGTCCTGACACTCTATACGGTTTTTTTCTATACCTGGGTGATTTTGGCGATAGCCACCCGGGAGAGTATTAACCGGCGTTTTTCACAAAAAATATTAGTGCTGCAAATCGCCAACAGCGGTGTTTTGCTGTTTTTTGTGTTGGTGTTTTATCCGGAAATAAAGCACATCATTTTGGTGCTGTGGATTATGGCGTTTGCCTTTACCTTTTCCTTCGGCAACTTAAAGCAGTCGGTGATTCTGAGCATTTTAATTTTTGTGTTTTATCTTATTTCTCTGGGGGTCTCCGGCCTTTTCGATAAAAACGAGCAGGAAATCATGTCTGAGCTGCTTTTTCTGGGCGCTTTTATACCCACCTGTGCTTTTATTTCCTATGTTGGCGCCAAGTTAAAAAAACAGCGGGACAATACCCAAAAAGCCAAGCTGCAACTGGAAGAGACGCTAAGAACAGCTGCTGCCGCCAATGAATCTAAGAGTGCTTTTCTGGCCAATATGAGTCACGAAATTCGCACGCCTATGAATGCCATTATTAATCTGTCCTATTTATGCCTGCAAAGCGAGCTTGAGGCTAAGCAGCGCAATTATGTTGAGAAGGTCAACAAGTCGGCCAAATCCCTGTTGCAGATCATCAACGACATCCTCGACTTTTCCAAGGTTGAGGCGGGCAAGCTGCATATTGAACAGGCGGATTTTGCCCTTGACGAAATGCTGGCCTATCTGGCGGTGATTGAAGTGGCGAACAATAAAAGGAAAAACCTGCAGCCGATTTTTGATGTCCAGCCGGGCACCCCCACTTTGCTGCGCGGCGATCTGGTGCGTATCAATCAGGTGTTGCTGAACCTGCTCAGCAATGCCATTAAATTTACCAAAAGCGGTCAAATTGTCTTGTCCGTCCGTGTGCTTGAACGGCGGGACAAGCAGGTGGTGATTAAATTTATGGTTCGGGATTCGGGCATAGGCATGCCCCAGTCGGTGGCGGACAAAATGTTTGAACCTTTTAGCCAGGCCGACACCTCCACCACCCGGGTGTTTGGTGGCACGGGTCTGGGGCTGGTGATCTGCAAACAGTTAACCGAACTTATGGGCGGACGTTTTGAATTGTTAAGCGAGCCGGGCAGGGGAACACGGGCCAGTGCTGTTTTACCCTTGGGGCTGGCTGCCGAGCCTTTGTTTCAAGAATCGACTCCCGCCACCAATAAGCAGGTTTTGCTGGCGGCACAGGATGAAGTAACCCTTAAGGCTATTCAAAATACCCTGAGCGCTTTTGCCGTTTCTGTGATCGGCCGTTCATCGCTGGACTTTGAACTCGATATGAAGGATGAGATCAATGTGTTGATCATAGACGAGTCATTTTCACCGTTGCAAATCCGCTTTTTTTATAACCGCTGGCCGCAATTATACCAAAAGGGGATCACGGCCATTTATGTGTCTGAGCAGGAGGCACTGCCCCCTGAGCTGGTTAAGTTTCCGTTGAGACATTTAAAAAAACCTGTGTATTTTGCAAACTTCTGCGACGTCCTATCCGGGGCCGGTGATGCCCGCAGCGGCCGGCGAGATGAACTGCAGCAGCAGTTTATTCTGTCGGTCAGTTTATATCAGCAGGTAGGCAAGCAACGCATTTTGCTGGCGGAGGATAATGAATTAAACCAGGAGATCATCGCAGATTTACTGGACGGCAGCGGCTGTGAGCTACATATGGTTGAAAACGGTCTACAGGTGCTGGAATTACTTGAGCAGCAGGAGGTCGACGTTATTTTGATGGATATCCAGATGCCGGTGATGGATGGCATAGAAGTGACCCGGCGGATCCGCGCCACCCCGAAATGGCGGCATATTCCCATTATCGCCCTCACTGCCAGCGCCATTAAAAACGATATGGAACAGGGGCTGGCCATCGGGATGAATGAGTATTTAACCAAACCTATTATTCCGAAAAAGTTATTTGCGGCGTTAATACGTTGTTGTACCCCGAAATCTGGCTTTAACGTACTGCCTTTTGATATTGATGAGGCTCTCCGGCAAAAAGAGCAGGAAGAGGAGCAAGAGCAGGAAAAGCAGCAAAGCGTTATTACCCGGGAAACAAAAACCCGGGAAACAAAAGCCGGGCTAACGGCCGTAAGCGGCGATCATATTCCGGCGCCGGAACCGGCAGAGGCGCAAGCGCCAGACGGTGACAGCAGTGCAGGAAGCGCAAAAGCAATCGACTTTCCCGGGCTGGATATCGAGGCGGCGCTGCGTACCTGCAACGGTAAAGAAGCCCTGTTCAGGAAACTTATTGCCGGTTTTGCCGAAAAATTTTCCGGGATTGACCTGGAGATACGTCAGGCGCTGGCAGCGGGAGAGTCTGAGCAGGCAAAACGCCTGGCCCATAACCTGAGGGGCATATCAGCCAATATCGGCGCCTTATCCCTGGCGGAAGTTACCGCGAGTCTTGAGCAGGAACTGGCCGGTAAGGGAGAAGTCAGCGGACATTTATCGGAAAAGTTTAAAGGTGAACTGCAGCAGGTGCTGGACTCGATCTCTTGTTATCTGGAGCAGGCTTAG
- a CDS encoding M91 family zinc metallopeptidase has translation MANNRPTRVDPFRPLLISEVEKTTNQSWANKLKSEHYVEKGQVEGPRGGITPQMLTQKKSQLRKVNEVRTPFAENLMIKRDGDHAVHATGAEFTDFAVKTRQHLRQIAETKSGQQLFTALDQDITGKRINHKVHIQDAGSQFGLREGSRTLNAQHSVSTELDLGGVKLDWPGQGAGSVVSHHTDITQRWGNKTLFSAQDKSAKEFEGGLGMSGALALGHELIHSAHGAQGFRATGLTPGGVKKEEANTVGPADGSSPFTNMPTENALRREMTNNVFKGGGIVKSMGVRTTYGGKPL, from the coding sequence ATGGCTAACAACAGACCTACGCGAGTGGACCCGTTCCGGCCACTGCTGATCAGTGAAGTTGAAAAAACCACTAACCAGTCATGGGCCAACAAACTCAAATCAGAGCATTACGTAGAAAAAGGACAGGTCGAAGGACCACGCGGCGGCATCACCCCACAAATGCTGACACAAAAAAAATCCCAGCTGAGAAAGGTTAATGAAGTACGCACCCCCTTTGCCGAAAACCTGATGATCAAACGGGACGGCGATCATGCCGTACATGCAACAGGTGCCGAGTTTACCGACTTTGCGGTAAAAACACGACAGCATTTGCGCCAGATAGCCGAAACCAAATCCGGACAACAGTTGTTCACCGCCCTGGACCAGGACATCACAGGCAAACGTATTAACCATAAAGTGCATATCCAGGATGCCGGCTCGCAGTTTGGCCTGAGGGAAGGCTCCAGGACCCTAAACGCCCAACACTCGGTATCTACCGAGCTGGACCTTGGCGGCGTAAAACTCGACTGGCCCGGCCAGGGGGCGGGATCTGTCGTCAGTCACCATACCGACATTACCCAGCGCTGGGGCAATAAAACGCTGTTTTCTGCCCAGGACAAATCGGCCAAAGAATTTGAAGGCGGTTTGGGCATGAGCGGCGCTTTAGCCCTGGGCCATGAACTTATCCACTCTGCCCACGGCGCCCAGGGGTTCAGGGCAACCGGACTGACCCCCGGCGGCGTCAAAAAAGAAGAAGCCAATACCGTAGGGCCAGCAGACGGCAGCAGCCCGTTTACCAACATGCCGACAGAAAATGCCCTACGCCGGGAAATGACCAACAATGTCTTTAAAGGCGGCGGTATCGTTAAATCTATGGGGGTGAGAACAACCTACGGCGGCAAACCGTTATAA
- a CDS encoding substrate-binding domain-containing protein, with amino-acid sequence MRLVVFFLPLMITCFQVFALSSEQKAERLALIENLKSNGETVYAMVPKNVDEAFFDQVAQGCQAAAQNLNVHCIYFGSAIENMRLQLQDILSLIDAGVDGLAIAGIKEGWLAQKLANRLKSWAKPVIAFDSPLNKSIAQAYVGTNNYALGRVLGREVKKLRPGGGSYCIQTERPDSPNHQNRVKGIIDGLTDNKQQEDKWTVVFGCPVEHYGDFERATRQMVRIIGDSRPDVFINTGGGPQFLPQSYRKAISPYKEDLKTGKLIIANIDAIPEQLAYLKEGLSTVNIGQKPVEMGELSLRVLHMLSQGQTVPEVINTGVNICRQASAETCTR; translated from the coding sequence ATGAGATTGGTTGTATTTTTTCTCCCCTTAATGATTACCTGTTTTCAAGTCTTCGCGCTGTCAAGCGAGCAAAAGGCTGAAAGACTGGCATTAATTGAAAATTTGAAAAGTAACGGGGAAACCGTCTATGCCATGGTGCCTAAGAATGTCGACGAAGCTTTTTTTGACCAGGTGGCGCAAGGATGCCAGGCCGCAGCCCAAAACCTGAATGTTCACTGTATCTATTTTGGCAGTGCCATTGAAAATATGCGGCTGCAATTACAGGACATATTATCTTTAATCGACGCCGGCGTAGACGGCTTGGCAATAGCCGGCATTAAAGAAGGCTGGCTGGCGCAAAAGCTGGCAAACAGGCTTAAATCATGGGCCAAGCCCGTTATCGCCTTTGACTCCCCCTTAAATAAAAGCATAGCCCAAGCCTATGTCGGCACCAATAACTATGCCCTGGGTCGGGTCCTGGGCAGGGAAGTGAAAAAGTTACGCCCCGGCGGCGGCAGTTACTGCATTCAAACAGAGCGCCCCGACTCGCCCAATCACCAGAACCGGGTTAAGGGCATTATCGACGGCCTGACCGACAATAAGCAGCAGGAAGACAAGTGGACTGTCGTATTTGGCTGCCCGGTTGAGCATTACGGGGACTTCGAAAGAGCCACCCGGCAGATGGTCAGGATTATCGGAGACAGCCGCCCCGATGTCTTTATCAATACCGGCGGCGGACCGCAGTTTTTACCCCAAAGTTACCGCAAGGCCATTAGCCCGTATAAGGAAGACCTAAAAACGGGCAAGCTGATCATTGCCAACATAGATGCCATACCTGAGCAGCTGGCCTACCTTAAAGAAGGCCTGTCTACGGTAAATATCGGCCAGAAGCCCGTAGAAATGGGGGAGCTCAGTTTAAGAGTTTTGCATATGCTAAGCCAGGGCCAGACTGTGCCTGAGGTGATCAATACCGGGGTGAACATCTGCCGCCAGGCATCCGCCGAAACCTGCACCCGATAG
- a CDS encoding sensor histidine kinase, which translates to MFKSKTLEAYILRWLGFFAALFVLLLYLLLQLLDWSPWHQVLATGLTALGLMLAILHFRKRLMATFDRALLHIEAVRMEDYNQYAKSDFPGGNVGAFHRELTQLSEYLSGQKLRYDQHAFLIYQLIDQLDTPILVFNEKNKLTYANGAFTLLYDQPWQMYRLASPKLLGLNKSKQGWQLEDKKQQWQISHSEFIDGGEAHQLLVFTNITSALRASQLNAWQQIIRVVGHEIRNSLTPVSSLAESLAGRANDGRDQKALALISERCHHLQDFISRYASLSQKLNLDIRQIAVGELTERLSGLFPEQQLEFNTGLQWLSADQTFFEQVLINLVKNAIEAGADHIALSFKEVKGRHQLQLTDNGHGFANLDNLFVPLFTTKQNGQGIGLTFCRNIIEQHRGSIKLENNADRGVRVTIELPQTNLS; encoded by the coding sequence ATGTTCAAAAGCAAAACCCTGGAAGCCTATATCCTGCGCTGGCTCGGCTTTTTTGCGGCTTTGTTTGTGCTGCTGTTGTACCTCTTGCTGCAGCTGCTCGACTGGTCTCCCTGGCACCAGGTGCTGGCAACGGGATTAACCGCCCTTGGCTTAATGCTGGCGATTTTACATTTCCGCAAACGCCTGATGGCCACCTTTGACCGGGCGCTGCTGCATATAGAAGCCGTGCGTATGGAAGACTATAACCAGTATGCCAAAAGCGACTTTCCCGGCGGCAATGTCGGCGCTTTCCACCGCGAACTGACCCAGTTAAGCGAATATTTGTCGGGGCAGAAATTACGTTATGACCAGCATGCCTTTTTGATTTACCAGCTTATCGACCAGCTCGACACCCCTATCCTGGTGTTTAACGAAAAAAACAAGCTTACCTATGCCAACGGTGCTTTCACCCTGCTCTATGATCAACCCTGGCAGATGTACCGCCTGGCATCACCCAAGCTCTTAGGGCTGAACAAAAGCAAACAGGGCTGGCAACTTGAAGACAAAAAACAGCAGTGGCAAATCAGCCACAGTGAATTTATCGACGGCGGTGAGGCCCACCAGCTGCTGGTGTTCACCAATATCACCTCGGCGCTGCGGGCCAGCCAGCTAAACGCCTGGCAGCAAATTATCCGCGTGGTGGGACATGAAATCCGCAATTCGTTAACCCCGGTGTCTTCGCTGGCGGAAAGCCTGGCGGGCCGGGCAAACGACGGCCGGGATCAAAAGGCCCTGGCGCTGATCTCGGAGCGCTGCCACCATTTGCAGGACTTTATCAGCCGTTATGCCTCCCTGTCGCAAAAGCTGAATTTAGATATCCGGCAAATCGCTGTCGGTGAATTAACCGAGCGCCTGAGCGGCCTGTTTCCCGAGCAGCAGCTTGAATTTAACACCGGGCTGCAATGGCTGTCGGCGGATCAGACCTTTTTCGAGCAGGTATTGATCAACCTGGTTAAAAATGCCATTGAAGCCGGGGCCGATCACATCGCCTTAAGCTTTAAGGAAGTTAAAGGCAGACACCAGCTACAGCTTACCGATAACGGCCACGGTTTTGCCAACCTGGACAACCTGTTTGTGCCTTTATTTACCACCAAGCAAAACGGCCAGGGCATAGGCCTGACTTTCTGCCGCAATATTATCGAACAGCACAGGGGCAGCATCAAACTGGAAAACAATGCCGACAGGGGCGTCAGGGTGACTATAGAACTGCCGCAAACAAACCTGTCCTAA
- a CDS encoding sigma-54-dependent transcriptional regulator yields MSKACILVVDDRPDIRLSASFVLEDNGYQVLEAESPYQAKELIENAKVDLILLDMNYSLDTTSGDEGLEFLSWLAKAAANIPAVAMTAWSNVELAVKAMQLGAGDFIEKPWKNQRLLQVIEHQLTLTGLKVQNQKLRQRLEPEENDDYVWRSPCMQELMRQIESVAQTDVTILLTGDNGTGKSQLAKYIHQRSGMHAGPFISVNMGAISENLFESEMFGHTKGAFTDAKSNRIGRFELAKDGTLFLDEIANIPLSQQAKLLRVLESGEYEVLGSSRTQQTNIRLISASNGDFSKLIANEQFREDLFYRLNTLEFRVPSLRERQQDIIPLAQHFVKTAAAKYHKDTLDISPDAQQALMAYHWPGNIRELSHLMERAVLLSRHSELQVSDLHLNAQPAAGNLPMMTLEQAERKLIKQALAATGGHVAKAADLLGLTKSSMYRRLEKYPDLQD; encoded by the coding sequence ATGAGCAAAGCTTGTATTTTAGTGGTAGACGACAGGCCAGATATCCGGTTAAGCGCCAGCTTTGTGCTGGAAGACAACGGCTATCAGGTGCTTGAGGCTGAAAGCCCGTACCAGGCTAAAGAGCTCATCGAAAACGCTAAGGTAGATTTGATCCTGCTGGATATGAACTACTCCCTGGACACCACCTCCGGAGACGAAGGACTGGAGTTTTTGTCCTGGCTCGCCAAAGCCGCCGCGAATATTCCGGCGGTGGCCATGACCGCCTGGTCCAATGTTGAACTGGCGGTAAAGGCAATGCAGCTCGGCGCAGGGGATTTTATTGAAAAGCCCTGGAAAAACCAGCGCTTGTTGCAGGTTATCGAACATCAGCTGACCCTGACCGGCCTTAAGGTGCAAAACCAGAAATTACGACAGAGGCTGGAGCCGGAAGAAAATGACGACTATGTCTGGCGCTCCCCCTGCATGCAGGAATTAATGCGCCAGATCGAAAGCGTCGCTCAGACCGATGTCACTATTTTGCTCACCGGGGATAACGGCACCGGCAAGAGCCAGCTGGCGAAATATATCCACCAGCGCTCAGGCATGCATGCAGGTCCTTTTATCAGCGTCAATATGGGGGCCATTTCCGAGAACCTGTTCGAAAGCGAAATGTTCGGCCATACCAAGGGGGCTTTTACCGACGCCAAGTCTAACCGCATCGGCCGCTTTGAACTGGCCAAAGACGGCACCCTGTTCCTGGATGAAATCGCCAATATTCCCTTGTCCCAGCAGGCAAAACTGCTGCGGGTACTTGAATCCGGCGAATACGAAGTATTGGGTTCGAGCCGGACCCAGCAAACCAATATCCGCTTGATCAGCGCCTCCAACGGCGATTTCAGTAAGCTGATCGCCAACGAGCAGTTCCGGGAAGACTTGTTTTACCGCCTCAATACCCTGGAATTTCGGGTGCCTTCGCTGCGCGAACGCCAGCAGGACATCATTCCGCTGGCACAACATTTTGTCAAAACCGCGGCGGCCAAATATCACAAAGACACCCTGGATATCAGCCCGGATGCCCAACAGGCGCTGATGGCATACCACTGGCCGGGTAATATCCGGGAATTGAGCCATTTGATGGAGCGGGCGGTATTACTCAGCCGGCACAGCGAACTTCAGGTAAGCGACCTGCATTTAAATGCCCAGCCGGCTGCCGGCAACCTGCCGATGATGACGTTGGAGCAGGCGGAGCGCAAACTGATCAAACAGGCGCTGGCCGCCACCGGGGGCCATGTTGCCAAAGCCGCCGACTTACTGGGACTGACCAAGTCGTCCATGTACCGCAGGCTGGAAAAGTACCCGGACCTGCAGGATTAA
- a CDS encoding efflux RND transporter periplasmic adaptor subunit, with protein MDKIKVKKKKALFYQNKYSLAGGLLTLLLLLAVWTSQSKGSVSVMRNDILIEQVQRGDLEVQIEGYGNLTSDKQQLITTLTRATVKEIVLKPGARVTADSTIVRLENPELLQEVENAEQELTQSQANLRQLRLTNQRERLNETAALAEITALYETATLKRQAEEKLVKQGIVSQLTFQESQLNEQQLKKRMAIAAERNEQLLLVHQEAINIQQERVKQQQGKLNTAQDRLARLEVKAGFNGVLQRLSVELGQSLDAGQEIALIGSVTDLIALIRVPQSQAQQIIVGQSAIIDTRRDKITGKVARIDPIVENNTVNIEIALPANLPASARPQLNVDGVIIADTLENVTYIKRPANVKANNKGQLYRLDPKQENARLQAVTFGHQAGRFIEIISGAQPGEQFIISDLSNLSKSADALSIKS; from the coding sequence ATGGACAAAATAAAAGTAAAAAAGAAAAAAGCCCTCTTTTATCAAAACAAGTATTCGCTGGCCGGTGGATTGCTGACGCTGCTGCTCCTGCTGGCCGTCTGGACCAGCCAGTCGAAAGGCTCGGTATCTGTGATGCGCAACGACATACTGATCGAACAGGTGCAGCGGGGAGATCTGGAAGTACAGATCGAGGGTTACGGCAATTTAACCTCGGATAAACAGCAACTGATCACTACCCTGACCCGGGCAACGGTAAAAGAAATCGTCCTTAAACCCGGCGCCCGCGTTACCGCCGACAGCACCATAGTGCGGCTGGAAAACCCTGAGCTGCTGCAGGAAGTTGAAAATGCCGAACAGGAGCTGACCCAGAGCCAGGCCAACCTGAGGCAGCTCAGGCTCACCAACCAGCGTGAACGCTTAAATGAAACTGCCGCCCTGGCGGAAATCACCGCCCTGTATGAAACCGCCACCTTAAAGCGCCAGGCGGAGGAAAAACTGGTGAAACAGGGCATAGTATCGCAACTGACTTTCCAGGAGTCTCAGCTTAACGAGCAGCAATTGAAAAAGCGCATGGCCATTGCCGCCGAACGTAACGAACAACTGCTGCTGGTGCATCAGGAAGCCATTAATATCCAGCAGGAGCGGGTTAAGCAGCAGCAGGGAAAACTGAACACGGCCCAAGACCGTTTGGCGCGGCTTGAAGTCAAGGCCGGCTTTAACGGGGTATTGCAGCGTCTATCGGTCGAGCTGGGACAAAGCCTGGATGCCGGCCAGGAAATTGCCCTGATAGGTTCGGTTACAGATCTGATCGCCCTGATCCGGGTGCCGCAAAGCCAGGCCCAGCAAATAATCGTCGGGCAAAGCGCCATCATAGACACCCGCAGGGACAAGATCACAGGTAAGGTCGCCCGCATAGATCCTATCGTGGAAAACAATACCGTGAATATCGAAATCGCCCTGCCGGCCAACTTGCCTGCCAGCGCCCGCCCCCAGCTGAATGTTGACGGCGTGATCATTGCCGACACCCTGGAGAATGTTACCTATATCAAGCGGCCCGCCAATGTCAAAGCCAATAATAAAGGCCAGTTGTACCGGCTGGATCCTAAGCAGGAAAACGCCCGGCTGCAGGCGGTTACCTTCGGCCACCAGGCGGGACGTTTTATTGAAATCATCTCGGGCGCCCAACCCGGAGAGCAGTTTATTATCTCGGACTTATCCAACCTGTCCAAAAGCGCCGACGCCTTAAGCATTAAGTCTTAA